In a genomic window of Candidatus Binatus sp.:
- a CDS encoding SDR family NAD(P)-dependent oxidoreductase has product MTKLLEQFDFSGKVVVITGGSRGLGHSMALGFAELGAKVAVASRKLDSCEQTVKEIRALGSDASAHAMHVGKWSDCDRLFEEVYARWGRADVLINNAGLSPLAPSLLETNEELFDKVIGVNLKGPFRLSALFGSRMVAGDGGAIINVSSTASIRPGADTAPYSASKAGLNALTIALAQEYGPKVRVNCIIPGPFHTDISKGWSRTEEFTRRARANFPLQRAGEPDEIVGAAIYFASPAASFTTGTTLVIDGGSSSPFVKTPHE; this is encoded by the coding sequence GTGACAAAGCTACTCGAGCAATTTGATTTCAGCGGCAAGGTCGTGGTGATCACCGGCGGCAGCCGCGGACTTGGTCATTCGATGGCGCTGGGATTCGCTGAATTGGGCGCGAAGGTCGCCGTCGCAAGCCGCAAGCTCGATTCGTGCGAGCAGACGGTCAAGGAAATCCGCGCGCTCGGCAGCGACGCGTCGGCGCACGCGATGCATGTCGGAAAATGGTCGGATTGCGATCGCCTCTTTGAGGAAGTTTATGCGCGCTGGGGCCGCGCCGACGTGCTGATCAATAACGCCGGCTTGTCGCCACTTGCACCGTCGCTGCTCGAGACAAACGAGGAGTTATTCGACAAGGTGATCGGCGTGAATCTCAAAGGACCATTTCGATTGTCGGCGCTCTTCGGATCGCGGATGGTGGCGGGCGACGGCGGCGCGATCATCAATGTGTCGTCCACCGCTTCGATTCGACCCGGCGCGGATACGGCGCCCTACTCCGCATCGAAGGCCGGGCTGAACGCGTTGACGATCGCTCTCGCGCAGGAATACGGGCCGAAGGTTCGCGTCAATTGCATCATCCCTGGACCTTTTCATACCGATATAAGCAAAGGATGGTCGCGTACGGAGGAGTTCACGCGTCGGGCGCGTGCGAATTTCCCGCTGCAGCGTGCGGGTGAGCCCGACGAAATCGTGGGCGCGGCGATCTACTTCGCGAGTCCCGCGGCGAGTTTCACCACCGGCACGACGCTGGTGATCGACGGCGGTTCCTCGAGTCCGTTCGTCAAGACGCCGCACGAGTAA
- a CDS encoding LLM class flavin-dependent oxidoreductase, translating to MKRKYWEIIQAMPATEIESTVRRFEELELDGVWVPQLHSPPFVTLAAIAMASKRIKLGTGIALAFTRSPTETALSALDLDRISGGRVVLGLGTGVRTWNERAHGIVYGKPVEHLREVVQTVRAIVERGHTGELRALDGKYHKLDLTGVSNRKPARTSIPIYVPALFENTVLLSARVADGLLGHPVWSMRWIAEQAQRLEKTLVEAGRKRDQFHVNLWNYAAVAPNRKQAIDDMRGTVAFYSSIAQYQKYYAAHGFGAEANAVIEAAQRNDSAAMLKAVPDEMVTTFAIAGTPDDARERVEKMWQYADSMTLSPPQYFVGGNRLAEYHAAIVDTFYRD from the coding sequence ATGAAGCGCAAATATTGGGAGATCATCCAGGCGATGCCCGCCACCGAGATCGAATCGACGGTGCGGCGCTTCGAGGAACTCGAGCTCGACGGCGTGTGGGTACCGCAACTGCACTCGCCGCCGTTCGTGACGCTGGCCGCGATCGCGATGGCCAGCAAACGGATCAAGCTGGGCACCGGGATCGCGCTCGCGTTCACGCGGAGCCCTACCGAGACCGCGCTCAGCGCGCTCGACCTCGATCGCATCAGCGGCGGCCGCGTCGTGCTCGGACTCGGCACCGGCGTGCGCACCTGGAACGAACGCGCGCATGGAATCGTGTACGGCAAACCGGTCGAGCATCTGCGCGAAGTCGTGCAGACCGTCCGCGCGATCGTCGAGCGCGGCCACACCGGCGAACTCCGCGCGCTCGACGGCAAGTATCACAAGCTCGATCTGACCGGCGTCAGCAATCGGAAACCGGCGCGCACTTCGATACCGATCTATGTGCCCGCGCTGTTCGAAAATACCGTGCTGCTCTCGGCGCGCGTCGCCGACGGATTGCTCGGTCATCCGGTTTGGTCGATGCGCTGGATTGCAGAGCAAGCGCAACGCCTCGAAAAAACGCTCGTCGAGGCGGGCCGCAAGCGCGATCAGTTCCACGTGAATTTGTGGAACTACGCCGCGGTCGCGCCTAATCGCAAGCAGGCGATCGATGATATGCGCGGCACGGTCGCCTTCTATTCGAGTATAGCGCAGTATCAGAAATACTACGCGGCGCACGGATTCGGCGCCGAGGCGAACGCGGTGATCGAGGCCGCGCAGCGCAACGATTCTGCCGCGATGCTCAAAGCTGTTCCCGACGAGATGGTCACGACCTTCGCGATCGCGGGCACGCCCGACGACGCGCGCGAACGCGTCGAGAAAATGTGGCAGTACGCCGATTCGATGACGCTCTCGCCGCCGCAATATTTCGTCGGCGGCAATCGGCTCGCCGAGTACCACGCCGCGATCGTCGATACGTTCTATCGCGACTAG
- a CDS encoding enoyl-CoA hydratase/isomerase family protein — translation MTEQKYGDVSVALNEFVAQVEIHRPPHNFFDVALIRNLADAFNALDADPACRAIVLSAEGKSFCAGANFAQRSFGSTAGSDSPASGNPLYSEGVRLFACKKPVVAAIQGAAIGGGLGLALVADFRVASPEARFAANFVKIGIHPGFGLTHTLPRLIGQQRANLMFYTGRRITGEEALAWGLADILVEPARLREAATGLAKEIAENAPLAVLSTRATMRRGLAEAVKAQTDLEFVEQNWLSKTEDHREGVKAVAERRPGQFAGK, via the coding sequence ATGACGGAACAAAAGTATGGCGACGTGTCGGTTGCGCTGAATGAATTTGTGGCGCAGGTCGAGATTCATCGGCCGCCGCACAATTTTTTCGATGTCGCGTTGATCAGAAATCTCGCCGACGCGTTCAACGCGCTCGACGCCGACCCGGCGTGCCGCGCGATCGTGCTGTCAGCCGAAGGCAAATCATTTTGCGCGGGCGCCAACTTCGCGCAGCGCTCGTTCGGCAGCACGGCCGGGTCGGACTCGCCTGCCAGCGGCAATCCGCTGTATTCCGAAGGGGTGCGGCTGTTCGCGTGCAAGAAGCCAGTCGTCGCCGCGATTCAGGGCGCTGCGATCGGCGGCGGCCTCGGACTCGCGCTGGTCGCCGATTTTCGGGTCGCGTCGCCGGAGGCGCGTTTCGCCGCGAACTTCGTGAAAATCGGAATTCATCCCGGCTTTGGCTTGACCCACACGCTGCCGCGTCTGATCGGGCAGCAGCGCGCGAACCTGATGTTCTACACCGGCCGCCGAATCACCGGCGAAGAGGCTCTCGCGTGGGGACTCGCCGATATTTTGGTCGAACCAGCGCGACTGCGCGAAGCCGCGACGGGACTCGCGAAAGAAATCGCCGAGAACGCGCCGCTCGCAGTGCTCTCGACTCGCGCCACGATGCGCCGCGGTCTCGCGGAGGCGGTGAAGGCGCAAACCGATCTCGAATTCGTCGAGCAGAACTGGCTGTCGAAAACCGAAGATCATCGCGAAGGCGTCAAGGCGGTCGCCGAACGGCGGCCCGGACAATTCGCGGGCAAATGA
- a CDS encoding acyl-CoA dehydrogenase family protein — MDFALSEEHRMLQDLVRRFVDDELIPLEKSVLEREAAGGGTVLSAAERERVDRKSHELGLWGLDAPKEVGGSDLPMVAMNGVNEEIGRTVTPYTLPPDSPNLRMLLATANAEQRAQYLEPYARGEMTSAIGISEAGAGADPASMKTRAVRDGDSWVINGRKIWVSRAADADFTILMAVTDKSAGTRGGISAFLIDKGTPGFNIARKIPMIGGIYTYEIVLEDCRVPASKLLGELGRGFAPMQLRLSTRRVQMAAWCVGLSQRALDMICEYAPQRSTFGAPLSERQAIQWWVADAATQIHACRLMAYDAAWKIDEGREARTEASMIKVFGTEMATSIIDHAMQTFGAMGMTKEMPLQLMASQVRAMRIYEGPSEVHRWVIARNLLGLKR, encoded by the coding sequence ATGGATTTTGCGCTGAGTGAAGAGCATCGGATGTTGCAGGATCTGGTGCGCCGTTTCGTGGACGACGAACTGATCCCGCTCGAAAAAAGCGTGCTCGAACGCGAAGCCGCGGGCGGCGGAACGGTGCTGTCGGCGGCGGAACGCGAGCGCGTCGATCGGAAATCTCACGAGCTCGGCCTCTGGGGTCTCGACGCGCCGAAGGAAGTCGGCGGCTCGGATCTGCCGATGGTAGCGATGAACGGCGTCAACGAGGAAATCGGCCGCACCGTCACGCCCTACACGCTGCCGCCCGATTCGCCGAATCTCAGGATGCTGCTCGCGACGGCCAACGCAGAGCAGCGCGCGCAATATCTCGAGCCGTACGCACGCGGCGAGATGACCTCGGCGATCGGAATTTCGGAAGCGGGCGCCGGCGCCGATCCTGCCTCGATGAAAACGCGCGCGGTGCGCGACGGCGATTCGTGGGTGATCAACGGGCGCAAAATCTGGGTTAGCCGCGCCGCCGATGCCGACTTCACGATCCTGATGGCGGTTACCGACAAGAGCGCGGGCACGCGCGGCGGCATCTCGGCATTCCTGATCGACAAGGGCACGCCCGGATTCAATATCGCGCGCAAGATTCCGATGATCGGCGGCATCTACACGTATGAGATCGTACTCGAGGATTGTCGCGTGCCCGCGTCCAAGCTGCTCGGCGAACTGGGCCGCGGCTTCGCACCGATGCAGCTTCGGCTTTCGACGCGTCGCGTGCAGATGGCCGCGTGGTGCGTTGGACTTTCGCAGCGAGCGCTCGACATGATCTGCGAGTATGCGCCGCAACGCAGCACTTTCGGCGCGCCGCTTTCGGAGCGCCAGGCGATTCAATGGTGGGTGGCCGACGCCGCGACGCAGATTCACGCCTGCCGCCTGATGGCTTACGATGCGGCGTGGAAGATCGATGAAGGCCGCGAGGCGCGCACCGAGGCGTCGATGATCAAAGTGTTCGGTACCGAGATGGCGACCAGCATCATCGATCACGCGATGCAGACTTTCGGCGCGATGGGCATGACCAAGGAGATGCCGCTGCAACTGATGGCGTCGCAAGTGCGCGCGATGCGCATCTACGAAGGCCCGTCAGAGGTGCATCGATGGGTCATCGCGCGCAATCTGCTCGGCCTCAAACGATGA
- a CDS encoding acyl-CoA dehydrogenase family protein produces the protein MDFEIDKELRREIEETREWGEREVRPAGLEADRNGAPLPIDHPYFRRYLEHGGGRTRWHGPGAEPARGSSGGGVLKSVIIGEEISYWDRGMTIANPGVGLPEGIVLASATEEQKERFLGPFLKPDRPRWASFALTEPGGGSDTANFKTRARRDGKHWILTGAKCFIGNASRADWILVQANADPEKGRSGQRAFFVEQGTPGLGGFKIEKKMGLKAYESTSFTLEECRIPENNLLGEAGRSAEKSDGGEKSSKGYKSTMSTLNASRPGVAASAIGIARAALDESIAFARANDLVKQVRVRDRLELFQRKLRAAWLMVLKSAWLADQGKPNIVEASMGKVYAAEIAQDIATLAMELLGVVGARGDHLIEKLYRDVKALNIVEGTGQIQRVIMGRQLVGLPR, from the coding sequence ATGGATTTCGAAATAGATAAAGAGTTGCGTCGAGAGATCGAAGAGACGCGCGAATGGGGCGAGCGTGAAGTGCGTCCGGCCGGCCTCGAAGCCGATCGCAATGGCGCTCCCTTGCCAATAGATCACCCGTATTTTCGGCGCTACCTCGAGCACGGGGGAGGGCGCACGCGATGGCATGGACCGGGCGCGGAGCCGGCGCGCGGATCGTCGGGCGGTGGCGTGCTGAAAAGCGTGATCATCGGCGAAGAGATTTCGTACTGGGATCGCGGCATGACGATTGCCAATCCTGGCGTCGGCCTGCCGGAGGGAATCGTGCTGGCGTCCGCGACCGAGGAGCAAAAAGAGCGATTTCTCGGTCCGTTCCTCAAGCCCGATCGACCGCGCTGGGCGAGTTTCGCGCTGACCGAGCCAGGCGGCGGTTCCGACACCGCGAACTTCAAGACGCGCGCGCGCCGCGACGGAAAACATTGGATCCTCACGGGCGCCAAGTGTTTTATCGGCAACGCCAGCCGCGCCGATTGGATCCTGGTGCAGGCCAACGCGGATCCGGAGAAAGGCCGCTCGGGACAGCGCGCGTTTTTTGTCGAGCAGGGAACGCCCGGGCTCGGCGGCTTCAAAATTGAAAAGAAAATGGGCCTCAAGGCGTACGAGTCCACCTCGTTCACGCTCGAGGAGTGCCGTATCCCGGAAAACAATCTGCTCGGCGAAGCTGGCCGCTCGGCGGAGAAATCCGACGGCGGCGAAAAAAGTTCGAAAGGTTACAAATCGACAATGAGCACCCTGAACGCATCGCGGCCCGGCGTCGCCGCGAGCGCGATCGGGATTGCGCGCGCCGCGCTGGACGAATCGATCGCCTTCGCGCGCGCGAACGATCTTGTGAAACAGGTGCGCGTGCGCGATCGCCTCGAACTGTTTCAGCGCAAACTCCGCGCGGCGTGGCTGATGGTGCTGAAATCGGCCTGGCTCGCGGACCAGGGCAAGCCCAATATCGTCGAGGCGTCGATGGGCAAAGTGTACGCGGCGGAAATCGCACAGGATATCGCGACGCTGGCGATGGAGTTGCTCGGGGTGGTCGGCGCGCGCGGCGATCATTTGATCGAGAAGCTCTATCGCGACGTGAAGGCGTTGAACATCGTAGAAGGCACCGGCCAGATTCAGCGCGTCATCATGGGCCGTCAATTGGTCGGACTGCCGCGATAA
- a CDS encoding acyl-CoA dehydrogenase family protein: MIDFSLNEDLELIVDTIRSFSNERVLPKIRTFESDRRVDGEVSREFAMAGFDRLELPESLGGSGLGMLARVLVNEEMGAVDPGAALALDRLGPAFYALEAFGGLNALAQFARPIVETEGKRAVLVLESDSTFDVEHGRVSGAVPWIPSGRADLVVILSDTGARVVEHGSSLQPLRGSGLRAAGSASLRLEHAPVIAQWQDPRKAAQALAKARLYAASLLLGVLRGASEFSRNYAMNREAFGRPIAHHQGLAFLIVDMYTAVESVRLLVHDAALKIDSGEDGTQHAAAAFVEAVEASRFIGPNGVQILGGHGFMQDYPVEKAMRESRALGLWMGGIDRARDDAGKFLE; encoded by the coding sequence ATGATTGATTTCTCACTGAACGAGGATCTCGAACTGATAGTCGATACTATCCGCAGTTTTTCGAATGAACGGGTACTGCCCAAGATCAGGACGTTCGAATCGGACCGGCGCGTTGACGGCGAAGTCTCGCGAGAATTTGCGATGGCGGGCTTCGATCGGCTCGAGTTGCCGGAAAGCCTCGGCGGCAGCGGCCTCGGGATGCTCGCGCGGGTGCTCGTCAACGAGGAGATGGGTGCGGTCGATCCGGGCGCGGCGCTCGCGCTCGATCGGCTGGGCCCCGCCTTTTACGCGCTCGAGGCGTTCGGCGGTCTGAATGCGCTCGCTCAATTCGCGCGGCCGATTGTCGAGACAGAGGGCAAGCGCGCGGTGCTGGTGCTCGAATCCGACAGCACGTTCGACGTCGAGCATGGCCGCGTGTCGGGCGCGGTGCCGTGGATTCCGAGCGGTCGCGCCGACCTGGTCGTTATCCTGAGCGACACCGGCGCGCGCGTCGTCGAGCACGGAAGTTCGCTGCAGCCCTTGCGCGGCAGCGGTTTGCGCGCGGCGGGCAGCGCGTCGCTCAGGCTTGAGCACGCGCCCGTGATCGCGCAGTGGCAGGATCCGCGCAAGGCGGCACAAGCGCTGGCAAAGGCCCGACTCTATGCCGCGTCGCTGCTGCTCGGCGTGCTCCGCGGTGCGAGCGAGTTTTCGCGCAACTATGCGATGAACCGCGAAGCATTCGGGCGTCCGATCGCGCATCACCAGGGATTGGCGTTTCTGATCGTTGATATGTACACCGCAGTCGAGAGCGTACGCTTGCTGGTGCACGATGCGGCGCTGAAAATCGATAGCGGCGAGGACGGCACGCAGCACGCCGCCGCTGCGTTCGTCGAAGCAGTCGAGGCGTCGCGATTTATCGGGCCCAACGGCGTGCAGATTCTCGGCGGCCACGGCTTCATGCAGGATTATCCGGTCGAAAAGGCGATGCGCGAGTCGCGGGCGCTGGGCCTCTGGATGGGCGGTATCGATCGCGCGCGCGATGACGCCGGCAAATTTCTCGAATAG
- a CDS encoding phosphotransferase family protein, translating into MPDARDITLSELTHLAGGWSHEIYVFKARWRENGDTIERGMCLRKDPGAALLREFSDLKIQYRVLKALEATDVPTPRVYWYEDDPALLGGPFFIMEKIEGEVPNPWSRAGKQIYADAARRGKLPLSFVETLAKLHNLDWRAAGLEFLGVPGAGRDFVLREIAKWEALIAESNHKPEPVLTELLMWLKANAPAAQRLAFVHGAYRTGNLIIRDDAIAAVIDWELQVIGDPMYDVAYVLSDLNREGSPLLSCVVEREFFLEHYQRLTGLEIDLDVCRYYEILYMMRSTAFWISASSLFADGRNKDLRLARTTYSVPVVLDMAAKALGF; encoded by the coding sequence ATGCCCGACGCGCGCGATATCACGCTCAGCGAATTGACTCATCTGGCGGGCGGATGGTCGCACGAAATCTACGTCTTCAAAGCGCGCTGGCGGGAGAACGGCGACACGATCGAACGCGGGATGTGCCTTCGCAAGGATCCCGGTGCGGCGCTGCTGCGCGAATTTTCCGACCTCAAAATCCAGTATCGGGTGCTCAAAGCGCTCGAGGCGACTGACGTGCCGACGCCCCGCGTCTATTGGTACGAAGACGATCCCGCGCTGCTCGGCGGCCCGTTTTTCATAATGGAGAAAATCGAAGGCGAGGTCCCGAATCCGTGGTCGCGAGCCGGCAAACAGATTTATGCGGATGCCGCGCGTCGCGGAAAATTACCCCTAAGTTTTGTCGAGACCCTGGCCAAACTCCACAATCTCGATTGGCGCGCCGCGGGCCTCGAGTTTCTCGGCGTGCCCGGCGCCGGCAGGGATTTCGTCCTCCGCGAAATTGCCAAATGGGAAGCGCTGATCGCGGAGTCCAATCATAAGCCCGAACCTGTCCTGACCGAACTATTGATGTGGCTGAAGGCCAACGCCCCAGCCGCGCAGCGCCTTGCCTTCGTACACGGCGCGTATCGCACTGGTAATTTGATCATACGCGACGATGCGATCGCCGCCGTAATCGATTGGGAACTCCAAGTCATCGGCGACCCGATGTATGACGTCGCCTACGTCCTCTCGGACCTGAACCGGGAAGGCTCGCCGCTTCTTTCATGCGTCGTCGAGCGCGAGTTCTTTCTCGAACACTATCAGCGGCTCACCGGCCTCGAAATCGATCTCGACGTCTGCCGCTATTATGAAATCCTCTACATGATGCGGAGCACCGCGTTCTGGATCAGCGCTTCGAGTCTCTTCGCCGACGGCCGGAACAAGGATTTGCGGCTCGCCCGTACTACATACTCAGTTCCGGTCGTGCTTGATATGGCGGCAAAAGCGCTCGGCTTTTGA
- a CDS encoding Zn-ribbon domain-containing OB-fold protein has protein sequence MPSEQHATKYALPEGLPAPQATRDGLDKEFWEAARRHQLVVQRCNECATFQFGPEWICHHCRSSNVGWERVSGRGRVYSWERVWHPVHPALRDACPYMVVLVELPDAGNVRMVGNLIGDAREELTIGTTVEVVFEDHEQGFTLVQWKRA, from the coding sequence ATGCCCAGCGAACAGCACGCGACAAAATACGCACTGCCAGAAGGACTTCCCGCTCCTCAGGCAACGCGCGACGGTCTCGATAAAGAATTCTGGGAGGCCGCGAGGCGGCATCAACTGGTGGTGCAGCGATGCAACGAATGCGCGACGTTTCAGTTCGGCCCCGAGTGGATTTGTCATCACTGCCGCTCGAGCAATGTCGGATGGGAGCGTGTGTCGGGACGCGGGCGGGTCTATAGCTGGGAGCGCGTGTGGCATCCGGTGCATCCGGCGCTGCGCGACGCGTGCCCGTACATGGTGGTGCTGGTCGAATTGCCCGACGCGGGAAACGTGCGAATGGTCGGCAATCTCATTGGCGACGCGCGCGAGGAACTGACTATTGGAACTACAGTCGAAGTAGTATTCGAAGATCACGAACAAGGATTTACGCTGGTGCAGTGGAAGCGAGCGTAA